One genomic region from Euleptes europaea isolate rEulEur1 chromosome 6, rEulEur1.hap1, whole genome shotgun sequence encodes:
- the RPUSD2 gene encoding pseudouridylate synthase RPUSD2, with protein sequence MLRLLQPAPRRGLRSLVAAWGARRGSPAPLAGAGMAEQALSEPGEPGGSPPPVKRRRRRLLPEKRAGLPEEGEKRYVPPPKKRNPGISFGEAHFAETSYYFEGGLRKVRPYYFDFQTYCKGRWLGKSLRDVFSDEFRAQSLEYYRAAASAGRLRLNQQPVRDLSVVLKNNDFLQNKVHRHEPPVTAQPIEFLEENEEVVVVDKPSSLPVHPCGRFRHNTVIFILGKEHNLKELHTIHRLDRLTSGVLMFAKSAEVSKRIDEQVRERQLKKEYVCRVLGEFPETETTCEEPILVVSYKVGLCRVDPKGKPCKTVFQRLSYNGKTSVLKCFPYTGRTHQIRVHLQFLGHPIINDPIYNTDVWGPAKGKGGSINKTDEELLQALVEEHLLKESGCILDIAEEDLEPVVGGKGHGSPGNCVKPAQVSLVSTNFCGTEESKSKSEGGTSVCPQNSALQLQAHESESGEAHSSEHQDEKDHLCKECKIVRPDPSPKELVMYLHALRYKGADFDYCSKMPEWAQDNWEET encoded by the exons ATGTTGCGTCTGCTGCAGCCAGCGCCACGCAGGGGGCTTCGGTCCCTCGTGGCTGCCTGGGGAGCCCGGCGCGGCTCACCGGCTCCTCTGGCCGGCGCAGGCATGGCGGAGCAGGCGCTCTCCGAGCCCGGCGAGCCGGGCGGCTCCCCTCCACCCgtgaagcggcggcggcggcggctgttgCCGGAGAAGAGGGCCGGCCTGCCGGAGGAGGGCGAGAAGCGGTACGTGCCGCCGCCCAAGAAGCGGAATCCCGGCATCAGCTTCGGCGAGGCTCATTTCGCCGAGACCAGCTACTATTTCGAGGGGGGCCTGCGGAAGGTGCGGCCCTACTACTTCGACTTCCAGACCTACTGCAAGGGCCGCTGGCTGGGCAAGAGCCTCCGGGACGTCTTCAGCGACGAGTTCCGCGCCCAGTCCCTCGAGTACTACCGAGCCGCGGCCAGCGCCGGCCGACTCCGCCTCAACCAGCAACCCGTCCGGGACCTCAGCGTCGTCCTCAAG AATAATGACTTTCTGCAAAACAAAGTACATCGCCACGAACCCCCAGTCACAGCACAGCCGATTGAGTTTCTGGAAGAAAATGAGGAGGTGGTGGTTGTGGACAAGCCCTCATCCTTACCTGTCCATCCATGTGGCAGATTTCGGCACAACACTGTCATCTTCATCTTGGGTAAAGAGCATAACCTAAAGGAGCTGCACACGATTCATCGGCTTGATCGCTTGACCTCAGGTGTCCTTATGTTTGCCAAATCTGCAGAAGTGTCCAAGCGGATTGATGAGCAAGTTCGAGAACGACAG cTGAAGAAGGAATATGTGTGCCGTGTACTTGGAGAGTTTCCAGAAACTGAGACGACCTGTGAAGAACCCATCCTGGTTGTTTCCTATAAAGTGGGGTTGTGTCGAGTGGACCCCAAGGGTAAACCCTGCAAAACGGTCTTCCAgaggctcagttacaatggcaagACTAGTGTGCTGAAGTGTTTTCCGTACACCGGGCGTACCCACCAGATTCGTGTCCATCTGCAGTTTCTGGGGCACCCTATCATCAATGATCCCATCTACAACACAGATGTCTGGGGACCTGCAAAAGGTAAAGGTGGCAGTATTAACAAAACAGATGAAGAGCTGCTTCAGGCATTGGTGGAGGAACACCTTTTGAAAGAGAGTGGGTGTATCTTGGACATCGCTGAGGAAGATCTGGAACCAGTTGTGGGAGGTAAAGGACATGGTAGTCCAGGGAATTGTGTGAAGCCTGCACAGGTCAGCTTGGTAAGCACCAATTTTTGTGGAACTGAAGAATCAAAGAGCAAAAGTGAAGGTGGAACATCGGTGTGTCCTCAGAATTCTGCCCTCCAGTTACAGGCTCATGAGTCAGAGAGTGGAGAAGCTCACTCAAGCGAGCACCAGGATGAAAAGGATCATTTATGTAAAGAATGCAAAATAGTGAGGCCGGACCCATCACCCAAAGAACTTGTGATGTATCTCCATGCCTTGCGCTACAAAGGGGCAGACTTTGATTATTGCTCCAAGATGCCTGAATGGGCACAGGACAACTGGGAAGAGACCTGA